Proteins co-encoded in one Actinobacillus succinogenes 130Z genomic window:
- a CDS encoding HD domain-containing protein has translation MQGQSHCAHVLLYSVILGERLQLNEAQRDTLCTVAVFHDSQRQDDSYDTGHGGRAAVYYRRYCETHELFVDDTAVALMKYHDRNDDFGIAGIEKYLPNTAEATFLYQIFKDADGLDRFRLGEQYFDPRYLRTDAARELTEFARALVAESETVLATD, from the coding sequence TCGGCGAACGCCTGCAATTGAACGAAGCCCAACGCGATACCCTCTGTACCGTCGCGGTTTTCCACGACAGCCAAAGACAAGACGATAGTTACGACACCGGTCACGGTGGGCGAGCCGCCGTCTATTACCGCCGCTACTGTGAAACGCATGAATTATTCGTGGATGATACCGCTGTCGCTCTGATGAAATATCACGATCGTAACGACGATTTCGGCATCGCTGGAATTGAAAAATACCTGCCGAATACGGCGGAGGCGACATTCCTTTATCAAATCTTCAAAGACGCCGACGGTCTCGACCGTTTTCGCCTGGGCGAACAATATTTTGACCCTCGGTATCTGCGCACCGACGCTGCCCGGGAATTGACGGAATTTGCACGGGCGTTGGTAGCGGAGAGTGAAACGGTGCTTGCGACAGACTGA
- a CDS encoding nuclear transport factor 2 family protein codes for MKKLLICTAVSASMALSGCQTASAEAGRNQTVAQAAVQTQVERNKANALAFYEMAFNRHKVQEATEKYVGEPYLQHNPDVADGGQAFIDAFVPFLNKHPKSKAEIKRVMADGDLVMLHVHSTMDEKDRGEAVVDIFRFDENGKIVEHWDVIQQVPEKTASGRSMF; via the coding sequence ATGAAAAAATTATTGATTTGTACCGCCGTGTCGGCAAGCATGGCATTGTCGGGCTGCCAAACCGCATCCGCCGAAGCGGGTCGCAACCAAACCGTCGCACAGGCTGCCGTGCAAACGCAGGTAGAACGCAACAAAGCCAATGCCTTGGCCTTTTACGAAATGGCGTTCAACCGGCACAAAGTGCAAGAAGCGACGGAAAAATACGTCGGCGAACCCTATTTGCAGCACAACCCTGACGTTGCGGACGGCGGTCAGGCGTTTATCGATGCGTTCGTACCGTTTTTGAACAAGCACCCGAAATCCAAGGCCGAAATCAAACGCGTAATGGCGGACGGCGATTTGGTGATGCTGCACGTGCACAGCACCATGGATGAAAAAGACCGCGGCGAAGCAGTGGTGGATATTTTCCGTTTTGACGAAAACGGCAAAATCGTCGAACACTGGGACGTAATCCAGCAAGTGCCGGAAAAAACCGCCAGCGGCCGCTCAATGTTTTAA
- a CDS encoding NAD(P)-dependent oxidoreductase, whose amino-acid sequence MKKIAIIGANGQAGSKIVDEALLQGYDVTAVVRNPAYQNEKTKVICKDIMSLEKSDLAGFDAVITAFGTWSEETRHLHTDGLMHLADLLSGTSTRLLVVGGAGGLYTDESHTTRLLDTPDFPEAYKPTATAMSKGLAALGKRDDVRWTYLSPAAEFEADMPRTGKYITAGEVFTVNDKGESVISYADYAIAMIDELKNEQFVQKRFSVLGV is encoded by the coding sequence ATGAAAAAAATCGCAATCATCGGCGCAAACGGCCAAGCCGGCAGCAAAATCGTAGACGAAGCTTTACTGCAAGGCTACGACGTGACCGCCGTCGTGCGCAACCCGGCGTACCAAAACGAGAAAACGAAAGTGATCTGCAAAGACATCATGAGCCTGGAAAAAAGCGATTTGGCCGGCTTTGACGCAGTCATCACCGCATTCGGCACCTGGAGCGAAGAGACCCGCCACCTGCACACCGACGGGCTGATGCACCTGGCCGATTTGTTAAGCGGTACGTCGACCCGATTGCTGGTGGTCGGCGGCGCAGGCGGGCTTTACACCGACGAGAGCCACACCACCCGCCTGCTCGATACCCCCGATTTCCCCGAAGCCTACAAACCGACCGCCACCGCGATGTCGAAAGGCCTGGCCGCGTTGGGAAAACGAGACGACGTGCGATGGACCTATCTCTCCCCCGCGGCGGAATTCGAGGCGGACATGCCGCGAACCGGTAAATACATCACCGCGGGCGAAGTCTTCACCGTCAACGACAAAGGCGAGAGCGTCATCAGCTATGCGGATTATGCGATTGCGATGATCGACGAGCTCAAAAACGAACAATTCGTCCAAAAACGCTTCAGCGTGCTGGGGGTTTAA